The Equus asinus isolate D_3611 breed Donkey chromosome 1, EquAss-T2T_v2, whole genome shotgun sequence genome segment AGTCTGAGCAGCAATTTCATGACTGTGGCTGTGCAGGAAGTTTCTTCCTAACTCATCCTGATACGTGACAACAAGTTCCTTTGAAGGACACGCTGACCTAGAGTCACTGGGGCCTTGAGAGTTTCCAaaccctgttttttcttttgcattcccAAAGAAGCAGATTGAACAGCAATATAATTTCCagaaagatttttcaaaattggTCTCTTGGTCTTTCTCTACCTAGATTAGCACTGTCTAAGGGAACATTttttgatgatggaaatgttccgtaTCTGCGCTGTGCTTCCatcatggtagccactagccacacgtggtGACTGAGTGCTTGAAATACGGCTGATATGACCACGAAGCTgaattttttacttaatttaattttaataaatttaaatagccacaagtGGCTGCCACATCAGACAGAGTGGATCTAGGTCATCTGTCTCCACGTTCTCAGTTAGAGCGGGAATGGGGGCAATGGCTCTTCTTCCACGGGGATCCTTATGTTCATCTCCATAGCCCCACCTCACCTCCCGAACTCTGAGAGAACTTCGAGAATTCCCGCAGAAGTTCTTTTTATCATTGTGCAACTTGCTTATTAATCAAGGGACAATTCTAAGTGCTGCATATTCTAGCAACATCTAGACTTGCTTGTatggtgtttaatttttttgataacCATCTGCCTGAGTaatactatcatcatcatcagaaataaagaattaaggTCAGATttcaatgtttgtttgtttggaagGGAATTGAAGATAGTTATGAAAAGACGTTCCAGATTTTTAAGTAATTGTGTGAATATGtactagaaaaacaattttatagaAATGCATAGAAAGCAGCTAAAACAGAGTGCTTGGAATGCTGTGCACAGCAGGCCCTTGGTAACTGAAGGGCAATGAGAAATGAAGATAAAGCGTCTCTGAAGCAGAATAGACGTGATAGGAAAAGGGGGCTGTGTTCCTCTGCTGGGCTGCCGTAACACAATAtcacacactgggtggcttaacagcagacatctattttctcacagttgtggaggctccAGGTGTCGGcggggttggtttctcctgaggtctctctgtctggcttacagATCGCcaccatttctctgtgtcttcacacggtctttcctgtgtgtgtgcacatccctggtgtctcttcttcttctaagAACACCAGTCATCTTGGATCGGGGCCCACCTTATATGACCCCATTTCACTTTACAATTAGCTCTTTAAAggtcttatctccaaatacagtcactaCCGGCGGGGGGTCGGGGGGGTTAGTACTTCAGCATATGAACTTGGGGGACCCAATTCAGTCTATAACTGGGGGTTAGCTTTGTTGCATGAGGTCTCAACGTACCTAGACTTCTATAATACTTTCATAATGCTCACAACTGATTTACAAAAAAGATTTCAAACTCTAGGTCTAGGAACGGTTTCTCCTGCTGTCTGAGACTGTCTCCTGTCTTTTCTTCCAGAAGCAAGCAGCAGCAACAACTCGACCTTGACCGCCCACCACCCAGACCTTGAGACCCTGGAGCAGTGCCTCAGTAAGCTTCTGCCGTCTGCCCTAACCCCAGAGCTGGCCCCATATCTGGGAGGGAACTTAATCCTCCTTGCTTTCAGTTCACTGGCACCGAGTGGCTGAGTGCCTGCCTGGCCTTCCTGTGTGCCGGTGTGGTTTGCTCATGGCCCCCAGAGCACGTCTAAAAAGCTCTCTTGGCCTTGTCCCCCATCCAGGCTCACAATCTTTGGCACAGGTGGCTTTAATGACCCATCCCCAGGACAGCAACCAAAGATGCCCTGAGTTCTGGAGAAATTTGCAAGTGGAAAGACTGTAAAAATCAGCTAGTCCAATTCCTGCCCAATGCAGGAGCTTCcttttggtgtttctcttcaTCCTCTGCTTGAATACTTCCAGGAGCAAGGATCCCAGCAGTTCATAAAGCAAACACTTTTACTCATGTCTCATTAATAGAAAGATTTGCTTTATTGTAAGTCTGGCTCCTTTATTCTGCCCTCATTGAATGACCAAATGTGTTTACTTCTGGGCACTTAcaaaggaggggaagaggcaATAATACATAGCGGTTAAGAACATGGCTTTAGAGTCCTACAGTATTGGGTTTGAGTTCTAATTCGGCCATGTTGTGACCGTGGGCAAGTTacagcctcaatttcttcatataaaatgagaataacaaccATACCCATCACTTTGTGAGGAATAAACAAGGTAACGTGCATAAAGCACTTAACATAGTGCATGGCGCGGAgcaatgcttaataaatgttagctatggactgttgttgttcttgttaccATGAATGCCAGAGGAGGAGTCGGAGGGGCCAGTGTGACCACCCTGTCGTTCTGCCCGCCCTTCCCCACCAGATGTCGACTTCTGCccgcaagcggcccagtgttgcCACGCTGGAGTGGATGAATACGGCTGGATCGCGGCCGCCATTGGTTGGAGTCTCTGGTTTCTCACCCTCATCCTGCTCTGTGTGGATAAACTGATGAAGCTAACTCCGGATGAGCCCAAGGACTTGCCAGCATGAGACATAGAATCGTAGCCCCAAGATTGTCAATCGCCACCAAATGGTGGAAGATAGCGGGAGGGGAGTAGTGCTAATGTGATTTATATTATTCTCAAGTCATTTTCACCTTTAAGCTTCAGTTACTtttaaaggagaaggaggaaggggatcCAAATAGGGCCAGACCAGTGCTGCCTTCACATCGAATTTCCAAAGGCACTTGGGCCTTCTGAGCCCTGAGAACCGCCCTCCTCCAGACAGTCCCCATGGGAATTGCTTCCATTTTAACCATGGCTTCTTCTGGGCCCCCAGGGTGGTGCACAAGAAACATAAAACTTAGTCTTTGAGTCAACACATTTGAAACTAAACTTATAACCTCAACAGAAACAGATCGTTGTCTTCTTTCCCTCACTTCAGTCCAGGGCATTGCTGTCATTTCAAAATGTGAGAATCACCTTTGCCGCCCTCTCCGTCCTCACCCCGCGTCTGTCCAATGCTTCTCCAGCTCTTGTTCTTCCCTCAGCTTATCTCCCTGTGGCTATCCTGTCCCACTCCGCCGGCCGGCCCCCGACTCTGTCCTTCACTACTTCGTCCCTACGCTATTTCAGGaatatttccttttgttctcaGTAGATTCAGGATCTTCCTCCCCAGCTCGCCACTCCCCATGGGCAGCTGCCAGAGTCATGCTGCCACACTCCTGCTGACAACCTTCAGTGATGCCTAATGATGGAAACCTCTCAGCCCGGCATGCAGTTCGTGGCATGAGCCCAACCATCCTTCCAGGTCTGACCCTCAGCTCTTCTGGGGTAAGGGCTCTGACTGTCCCACTCCTCATCCTCACgtcttcctcttctctgctgcCATCCCCTCTGCTGTAGTGGCTGCCTTCCAGCTCCACCTCCAGAATGGAGGCCATGTCTCAGAGTCCAGCTCCAACGCTGGCTCTGCCTGCAGCCTTCCCTGGTCATCTCGGGGGACCTGGAGCTGGTGCTCTTTGGACACTTCTGCTCTGCCCTGACCTGCAGCGGTCTGTCATGCCTGGGCCTCACAACAGGTTTATGCTTCCTCACACCCCTGGAGCATAGTAAGCTCTTCATAATGTTTGtccaatgaatgagtgaatgaatgaatgaacaagtccTTGCCGTAGATGAACTTATGATCATCACTCCACACTCAGAACCTCCATTTTCTATAAATGGTTGAAAAATCAACCTCCAAAGAAGCCAGTTGATCTGGTTCCTGCTCTCCCAGCAAATCTCTTAGTGCAAGGATGTCACCTGTCACTGTGAGCTTTTCCAGTGGGGatcaggaggagaggagggtgggTTCATAAGAAGGAACAAAGGACAAAATGACTCTCTTTATGAAACAACTTTTGCCCTTTGAGAGGAAACATGTTTTTAGATTGGATAAAATCTAAATAATCATAATATAAAAAGGGACGTGAGAGGTCTCTGAAATAGGAAGACACATTCTCTAGAGGTGGCAATTGACTCAGAGCTGCCCAATTGCTCTTTCAGAAAGTCTAAAGAAATTTCCCCAACAACAGGAACTGAAGGGATCGCTCGGCTGATTCTGTTTTCAGAAAACCAAATAGTTTTGGAATCTCTGCCGTTTAAGCAGTAAGATGGGGTGGATTTATTGTTCCTAAGCGTTAAATAATCATGTGAACAAAAGCATCTGCCTGCTGCCCCTTGCAATGTTGTGGACATATAGGTGAGCATGTGTTCCACTTTTTTAGAAATTCAAGGAAAACGTTTCCGTAATATGTGATGATTTAATTCCTTAGAGATGAAAAGCTTCAGTAAGGAGCACACTTTGcatacatttttgaaataaaacagtGTGACGTGGTGGTAAGaacactaactcaaaaaagaaaaagaaagaagggaaattaagATTTATTTCTGGCCAGTGTGAACAGAAATGAGTCACTTTACCTTGCTGAGCATCAACTTTCTAAGAGGAGAGGGTACAAGTTGGACCAAATCAGTGGTTGAAACTTAGTTGCAAAAGCTcgggtaggggaggaagacatttgctctacccactctgggtccttctggccagacaacaaattaaattgacatgagatagaataacaggagaaaattaaacaaggctttataacatgtatacataggagaGACTCAGGTAAActaagcaacttgccaaaatggtggaggccctcatcttaaataccctcctcagctaaagacgaaggaggatgttggggagtcagttatgggagattaccagaaaagcacagtaaacaagagtaaggttattatgcagatttaagtccttgccttctgcactgataagagttgctagagataaggtcatccccccttcttcctggtacagagagggagacaccttcacagatggagatttcctttacaaatgtaaacgtctctttaaaaagggtaacttctacttctcagagtttctctcatgtctgcagtttgttaaaagtaaccagcccaaaataatcttcatgtcAAAGAGGTGGCCAATTCCAGCCCCGCACAGTCCTGCCTTTGAAACTTTtaagtttcacagtcctttgaaagtttaagaagtttcatagtccagaagctgagtggtagatttttcatctcactgaacacatttcttagtcctgataatagatcagtccagttaaaaCTGTTTTAGAAGGTGGTGATGCAGGTGGGTTCCCAAAGTTATGCCTATATTGTAGAAGCAAGCAATCGGGTATTTAATaaaagtatttctatggaaacaaaaaaaaacaaggttaatagttggagcaaattataaaccagttcttgagcccagggggctgccagtcaagatttctagatgtcagagtgaagcatcttttgcagcttgagatatctctgatgatgtcatcaggcattcaagtatctttctgagtggcttacagcttacacagcaacagacatgaatctctcttaagtttatatcaagatgttcagcttcagtttgcaaggctttgGGAAAGAGAgcaggttcagttctcaatgattccaaatgaaaatgagggaaaaaattgaaatgttGGTTtagagatttgtagccagatatttcaggagactagaagaaatGAGGATCCTGTCCAGTCTACAGATAGAAAAACCCTCAAAGACAATCAACAGAAgtaggatctaatatccacaaatgagTATTACAGTTTTCatggaaacataatttttctctctaaatcaccctcatttttaccaaagatagccagattaagactaattggttttcaaaatgtttagtttcaataaacttggcccaattatttacatacgGGCCCATGGGCATGACTTTATTAATAAGTCTTGGTCTTATAATATTGGGTAGGGAAGTATTCCCggccagactttttttttttattgcagtaacattggattataccattatatagctttcagatgttcattgtaatatatttctaattctgtgtagattacatcatgttcacccccaaaaactaattatagttcatcaccacacatgtggGCCTAACCGcccctttgccctccccctccccacttcccctatggtaaccaccaatccaatctctgttgctatgtgtttgtttgtcgctGCACTGATGAGGATAACTATAATTTATAagacttttcatttgaaatactgctgattttttaatgttttgttttctcagatttaaggaaatcttttcctctttcctcttatgctaactatgacttagagcaatttggtgaaattatacctttgtgagcagaactgaaacatttttctttttctccctacctgatccatccagaatttggaaacttagtgagtattgttatttttgtggtaatatagttatttgcataagttcaataagaatctgttctccttataatggGACACAactggaaacattggttatcttaccaaagctttgaatggaaagtcatatttgagagaaacaggcatagactcagatatgaccagacagcttttgagaaacaaggatcggactttatggaataaaactacttggaaatatgggcctggtaccttgtttacagagattccagcaatcttacctggtaagtaaggaagctcacCTATC includes the following:
- the TMEM213 gene encoding transmembrane protein 213 isoform X1 encodes the protein MAHGTQHISAGLVPTGASLSSMKHLTSAPQATLVLSLIFASFHLACSAEASSSNNSTLTAHHPDLETLEQCLNVDFCPQAAQCCHAGVDEYGWIAAAIGWSLWFLTLILLCVDKLMKLTPDEPKDLPA
- the TMEM213 gene encoding transmembrane protein 213 isoform X2 translates to MAHGTQHISAGLVPTGASLSSMKHLTSAPQATLVLSLIFASFHLACSAEASSSNNSTLTAHHPDLETLEQCLSSQSLAQVALMTHPQDSNQRCPEFWRNLQVERL